The following DNA comes from Musa acuminata AAA Group cultivar baxijiao chromosome BXJ1-4, Cavendish_Baxijiao_AAA, whole genome shotgun sequence.
CAAAATGAGGAGTGAAGGAACAGTATGATTTTGCTCTTGTctttacaagagttcatgtccttgacttctATCTAATGAATGATTTGCGTCTTTGCTTTATGTTCCGTCTTCTATGTTGAATCTCTTTATATAGCTTGGGTACTTCACTAAGTTTCATCCTAGTTACTTTACTCTTTAGTTTGCATCGAGTTGATAATGGCGTTTGTGCTCAAaattccacgggttagcccttCGTTGAGCCTAATCTCTATATTAGCTCTAAATTTGCATTCATTTGGttgctctcccacttgatctcacaatgtgtTCACTAATATATCACCTCATATAAGATCATGTGATGACTTATTGCTACTCACTTGGTCCACTGAGCTACATGCAACTTCTGTCTTGATCTCCCTTCCTCAACATATGTGGTCCATTGCACATAGTTCTCTCTTTGGAGAActaggacttatccctcttggatatatATCATATTAGAGTAATTTTACTCATTGCATCACTCCCTCTAGAAGTTTCAGAGATCACCATCTCCTTGGCCTACTCTACCTTGCTAAGCAAATTGTGCACTGTTTCACTATCGCGAATGCACTTATTAGATTGTGACTCTTTGCTAATACAACCCTTGCTACGCCCTTAAAAGCAATAATATGCTGAACCTGCCATACTTTTCAACCTCCTATGAATGTATCATTTCTAtgccaaaaagaaaattttcatgctCCATGACACTAAATCTCGGTCATCTTAGGATAACCACAAATAATCCATTGTTTGCATATAAGCCCTTGCATAAGTATTAAATTCTTTGAGCTAGTAATTCTCCTCGCCTCCGCAAGCTTACAAGCTTTGCACATACTCTTTCGATCATTGAGCAACCCATCTCTCCTTGCATAGTCTTGTCCTTTGCCAAGCACCCCAGCTTATCTTGAATATTGTAAAGTTTGATTGTCAACTTCAAGCCACAACTCAAACTTAGCCATCATAATATTTATGCACTATATGTTCTTTTCAATTCGCTTGTCCTTATGGTGTCTCTCGCATAAAGAATTggtcattcctctaaatgtcaatATTGGATGTCTACTTCTCTAAGTGACTCCTTTCCTTATGTCTCTATGCTCATTTCCCCTTATCGAACTCATATGTTGGCTACCTTCAATGCAGCCTTGCTAGATCTTTCATGTTTGCATACTAAGTATTTTTAAGTATGCTTAACCTACTTTAATACCATTTATCATAGATTTAACTAGATTTGTTTCAGTTGTGCGATACTCTTGCTTGTCTATCTGTTAAAAGTTAGCCTCCTTCTAACCTCTTAGGGTCCTCCAATGATCTATAAAGAGAAGACGGGTTAGAAGAAATATTATATGCGAGATCCCACAAGTAGATATTTAGTAAATAATTGATAGGTAATGTAAATTACAATCATAAGCTTTGTAAACTTTCAATAGTTATATAAAAATTTTTTTAAGGAGGTCTATCACACCCAAAAGTCTTCATAAGTATCCATATGATACTATTGCAGAACAAAACAACCAACCAACCCTAGATAATATCCCAAAGGTTTATCTAGTTATATGTCACCCAGATAGCTTTACGGTGTTGTGCTAAAAAACATATAAAATGATTATCTTAATGGCTTATTTTGGGACAAGTTTACCTCTACACAATGATTGCACATGACCTGCGTGTATAAAACTAAAATAACCACAAAAACTAATCAAATTGGGTTGTCAAGCCTACTACAAGCTCTTTACATGTTGTGTAAAACATGAGCACAACCAAAATACATGGACACATAAAAATATTACATTGAACATATTATGTATAGACTTGTCTGTGACACTATAGCAGTAAGTTTCATTCATGGTGCAAAAAAATGAATAGTGATATTCATGGTTTTCAAGATACAAAcgattatgagaaaaaaaaaatcttgctaGTAGTAAGACATTGAGATGAATATCTCTCTTTGGAATCGATTAGCGTCGTTGATTCGGTTCCAAGCATTCAAGATGTATTAGCATGTTCATTAGAATTAGAGGTTAGACTATGATTTGATTCAATCTTCATATGAATGATTCAATTTCTTTTCGCGAGGCACAAAAGTAGATAAAATACTAACTAAGAGATTATtgggattgataaatattttaagattCGTGAAGCCTAGTGTCCTAAGAGGATAAGCAATCTTAGTAGGATGACTCCTCAGTGATTAAAGAAAACCTTGTCTATTAAGGACTTGGTTAttctataaatatttcataagGATTTCTTTATAGGGTATTTAGAGATAATGCTATCTAAAGTTTCTAGAAAGAGCAAGAGAAAAGATATAAATTCTTCAAGATTTATTTGAGAGAGAgtgtataaaaaaaattatgtttaagTAGGGATAACTCAAAATAGTTGTAAATAAATTAGTTGTTCTAGATATAAGTAAGAATTTATTGgattcttttgatatattctttaattATTGATCTATAtgattctctttttatttttttatttttctatgattatatttttatttttaaaaaaatttctcctATCTAACTTTTGAGCAATGTATGATCATAAACAGATGGTATTGTAATTAAAAAGAATATATTTATTTCACAAAGTAGATTACGCTTCAGAGTTGTGATTTGATTGAAGTATCTCGATGAGAGCGTATTCATCCTAATAATGTTTacaattttgttccttagaaagCTTCTAAACCCACGGGAATAGAAACTGGTGCCCCTGGTTCTCATGGGTCAAAGGGAGAGGTCTTAGATCACTACCTTTATATCGCCCCAAAAAAAACACAAATTAAGGATCTCAGAGTTACTTGGAACATTTAATTGCCTGAACAATTCGAGCATGAACATTTAATTGACCGAACAATTCGAGCATTCTCGACATACAGATCAATGAAATGCTTCAAACAATGCCTAGATTGTCGTTGGATATCAAAAATGGTTCATGATGGGCattgttagaaaaaaatattgttgATTATAATATTGTTCGTACAACATAAAGATCATAATATTGTTCCTTCCTTTGATTATAATAGGAGATGGGCattgttagaaaaaaatattgttcGTACAACATAACCTATACAAAGAGTCGTCTGAAAgggaatataatttttttagactTCTTATTTGCATAAAGATCAAGATCAGAAGGAACTTTCTAAGTTGATCCCTCTTACGCTTAAGTAAGTACCGAGGTCTACCACCTCTAATCTCGAGTTAAAAGTATGTTTTTATATTGATCTTGAGGAAATATCTCATAAAGATTTCATACGGGAGACAATTCATAACTAACCCGagttgcctattggacttctaagAATATTCCTacgaatattttatagaaatgatAGTTCATACCCAACTCGAGATGTCCCTAGACTTTCGAGAATATTCATTAAAATATTGATAATTCGTAACCGACCCGAGCTACCTCTTGAACTTTCAGAAATTTTCTTGTGAATATTTCATAGAGGAGGCATATTAATAACTGATCTGAGCTATCTTTTGAACTTTTATTTATATGGACAAGAGGGTGTAGAGTTGCATGGGCCTTTATCTTTCTATGAGCCTTACGTGACGTTGACGTAACGAATGATGATTAACTTATTATATATTTTCTATGAAACATAATTTAGTATTTGTAATCAAGATCAGAACAAGCTAGTGGTCTTTTTGTCTATGCTTCCACTTGGGGGCAATCCTATCCGTTATTCATAACTGTAAGGCTTTTTTTTTTGGTCAACATCACAGAGAATGTGACTCAATTAACGTCATTAAACTTCAAAAGAATGACACTTTTTGTACGCAAGTGTTATTAATCTTCTGTTTATATGGCAGATGTAATTTTaccaaagattgatttttgatctAATGGTGGACTTACCACATGGCAGATGCAACACTAACCCACACACACACAGCTAGCTCTCTCAAGGAAAAGGACTCTCCAGAAACAAAAGCTATGCCATCGTTGTCAAGCGCTTTAGTATAGCGATAAGAAGGAAATGAGTGGGTGATGAGCAATGTCGTCTCCCCACCCCTTCACTGCTTCTCCCTTGACTATGGCTACAAACTAAACTAAAATGGCTGAACGGCACCGTAGAGGACGAAACTAACAAAAACGTTGAGATTTATATCAGCCAAGTAATTGACATCAAAAGGTAACAGCCAGTTTATATCGATTTATGCCATACGACATCAATATAACAAAACGATATTTGAAGATATAATTCATCACTTTGCATATGGTTGGAACGGAAAAAATGTGTATAACCGATCAGTATGTTAAACCATGTTAGCATGACCTCAATAAGCATACTTGATTTGATCACATTTGTATTAAGTACTTTTCTATCTTATATTCCCCGGAAAATCAGTCAACTACGTCCATCATTACCGAAGAGCTAAAAAGTGGATCGCCTTCACTGACGGCCATTAGAAAAGATACCATTGTTGTCCAGCTTGATGACCTCAAAAGTATAAAAGGTAATAATGCATAAGATGAGAGGGCAGCTGCCAAGCCACCATGATACAATGAACTAATCAATATGGATCCCTGAACTACAACCCTTAACatgtcagaaacaagcaaaatacaaattataaatgatCGAAACAACATTTCATGGGGAATTATGGTTTCATGTAACGTTATTTCCAAACTCGAGCTATAAATCTCTCACCCCTCGGTAGGTAGGTAGCTCCCCGCTGGCAAGCATGCAGCGGTCCCGTGACCTCCGAGTGATTTTATTCCTACCACCTCCTCCTTGAGCAACTAACTCGTTAAGCACTCCACTGCTTGTGATGTTCGTATTCACATTGGCCCTTCACAGATCCAAGACTTACTACTAATAATAATACTTATTTCGATCGGGTGATGCTTTCGTTTGAGCAATAACTAATAAAGGGGAAAAAAGAGATATCCTGGCCTAGCTGGAAGAAGCTTTGACAGCAGTAGAGGCGGCAAGCAGTGGCTTCTGGAGGAGGGCGGTGAGGTACACCTCCCCGTTCTTGAGGCCGCCGGCATCGGTCTTGTTCGCCACCGTCCACTTGATTCGGCGGTAGCCCAGGTGCCCGATCATGGGTACGTAGACGGCGTCAAGGTCGCCGGCGCGGCAGAAGAAGTGGTCTATCCACAGCAGCCCGCCCGGGCGCAGCACCCGGTCCGCGTCGTACAGCAGGAATTCCAGTGCCGGCCCGGGGATCCACCTGTTCACGGCGTGCCCCGTCCGGACCAGATCCAGCACCCCATCCTGGACAGGGAATCGCTGCTGGAGCGGTGCGTGCAGCGGCACCACACCCCGGAGCGCCGCCGCCTCGCTGTAGGGCGCCCCCAGGTCCAGGGTGGTTGTCAGCACCGTGGCGTTGGCCATCCGCCGGAGCTGCACCGCGAGGGTCCCCGTGCCGCCTCCGACGTCTAGGCCCAGGCGGATCGGAGCGGCGCCAGCGGATCTGGCGAGGTTGAGGAGTTGGGTGAGGGGAAGGTCGAGGACGGACCGGGCGGAGAGGAAGCGGGTAGCctcgatcttcggatcgaaaccgAGGGCGGGAGGGAGACAGGAGAAGGAGCGGCAGGCGGCAGAGAGCGGCCAGAGGACGGCGGCGTCGGGGAGGACAGCGTGAAAGGGGTCGGAGGGGAGGGACGCAGGGACCTTAGGTGCCGTGGgggagaagcagcggcggcgggggaGGGGATGGCAGCCACGGAGGATGAGGGCCTCGGCTACGGCGCCGGCGTCGTCGCGGGGGCAGGCGGCGAAGGGCGTGTAGTTCATGTAACGGTGGAGGAGGTCTGGGTGGTCGGAGCAGGAGGAGGCGATGGGGCCAATGCGGGAGTAGAGGAGGAGCTCCGGTGGCGGCGCAGAGGCGGCGGctgatgaggaggaagaggatgagcgGAGGCGGGTGAGGTGGGAGATGGTGGCACGGATAGTGTGGAGCTGGTGGAGGAGGTGGTCGGGGACGTCGGCGGGAGTCGTAGAGGAGGGGGTGGGGCTCCGCGTTGAGGAGAGGTGGTAAAGGGAGAGGATGTTGGTGGCGACCATTGCGAGCAAGAGGAGGAGATTGAGACCCATCCCGATCCCCATTGTCTCAATCACCGCGTCAGCCGTCTCCGGACCGAGCTATTTTATTCCAGTCGAGCTAAACACTGAAGAGTGTCTGTTGTGCGTGCGGGGTTCGACACCGTCATTGAAGTGCCCTCACGCGCATGCTGTGTGGGTTCCGTTGGTCCAACCACATCAGCCTGGATACAATTTGGGCCTGATTCGGTCCGTGCGGGCTGGTATTTCGTTTCTGTATGGTTTGGTATTGAGCTTTGCGGACTCCGAGATCGTCAAACAACTGTATGATGACATTGTCTCAGCGGTTTCTCCGACTGCTCTCGTGGCACATCGCTGATAGCCGATCTGACTTAAACAGGTTGCCGAATTTAATTGTGATGCCACATTTATTCCTCGTGGCTTTTTAATCTTAATCTTTTTATTAGTTCTCAGTTCAATTGTGTGATATATTTAGGGtaatttatcaaataatattttaactattcatttttatctttttttactatttatttttatcgataatatctttatttttataaatattaattttattcttatttttaaaattttttgaatcaaTTTAAACTAATAAATTAATTTAGATTAATGAATGGATTTTGACCAATAAATCGGTTTGAATCAaccctcctctttctattctatcTTCGCCTTTGTCTTATCCTCTCAATCTACTTTCATTGTCTTTCACTCTACCTTCACATTCTTCTCATCCTCTTgcaaccttcttttcttccttcctcttagtTTCATCCTCTTATTCCTCCTCATCTCACTCCGTCTCACTCTATTTTTGCCTCCTACTTCATCTTCATGTCTCCTACTCTCACTCTATCTCTCATTCCACCTATGCCTCCTCTCACTCCATTGCCTCCTTCACCTTCATCATCTCTCATCCTCCCACTCCTtctctttatttctctttttcttttcatcttcATCTTTTTATTTATCTTCTATTTCTTTTTCACTATAGACTCTTCTCCTCTTcattattacacttgtgttacatTTAGATTACAAATAAATTATACTCATTTGTAGAATTTAGAATAATTTCTTAAAAAACTACTCATATTTTGGATATTTCTTGAACCATAACCCTCATTTAAGTTTTTTCAAACCATAACtcctaatttataaaatattaaaactacCCCTGCCCTTCCTTCATTATTTCCCTCCACCTCATTCGCCCACTGTCACTTGTTGTCGTTGCTTACTATTCATCACCTACCGTCCCGAGAGGGGGAGGACAAGCGACGAtagaagagaaaaaggagaggGCGAATGACTGGAAAGAAGGGGAGAGGACTAGAAAGAGAGGGTGGGCGGCTAGGAACAAGGAAAGGAGGGGAAATGATAAGTGGTGGGAGGGGAGGAACATGAAGGAAGAAGTGCGGGCTACATTGATGAAGGCTATAATTTATGAATTACGAGTTATGATTTAAAAAACTCAAAATAAAGGGttgcgggggggggggggtggttggGGGGTGGGAGGTTGGAGTCGGGGCCGTATGGTttgaaaaatcatcaaaatatggaTATTTTTTAGGAAAATTATCTCACaacttattaaaaatatattaatttttatataaacgtattctaaattcatcataaaataaaaattaatataatttttgttagaattttattttatagaattcttaaatttttgataattaattattctaaaatcatctaaaaatttgaataattattaaatttaaaaatatgttAAATGATCAAATTTAACTTAGTTCAATTTTGAGTACAGttaagtcaacatagaaaataagaaacataaaattttgtgattttattattaacttaaaataaatttatataaaaattaatattttttaatatgttttgtGAATAAGTATAACTCTAGTATAACTTGAGTGTTACTACAGTCtatttttttagataatttaagataattttatatataaattaatatatttttttaaggataacttgagttttttagttttatgataaatttaagataattttatatgtaatttaatatatttttaatatattatgtgaATGAGTATAACCAAGTATAACTTGAgtataatgatttttctaaataatttaacataaatttatataaaaatataatattttttaatatattttatgaatgagTATAATTGAGTATAACAAGTTGTCTAAGTGGAATGTGAGGAGGAAGAGATAAGCGAGGAGAAGGGGAGGGGTGGAGTAGTCTAAGTGGACTGTGAGGAGGAAGAGATgagcgaggaggagaggagggatgAAGTAGTCTAAGTGGATTGTGAGGAGGAAGAGATGAGCGAGGAGGAGGGGAGGGGTGGAGTAGAAAAAgacgaagaagaaaaagaagatggagAGGAGTGATAATAAAGGAGGTGACGAAAGAGGAGGAGGCTAAGGGGGAGAGAGAAGACGGAGacagaggagaaggaagaaaagatGAACGGGGAGGAGGAGATAGAATAGAAAGAGATGGAGGAGGAAAATGAATAGGGAGGAAGAAAAGATGAAGGGGGGAGGAATAGGAGATAGAATAGAAAGAGATGAGGAGGAAACTGAATAGAAAAAGATGAAggaagagatggaggaggaggcaAAGTGGAGATGGATGAGGTGGGGAGTGATTTGAAGGAAATCAAGGGGCAATGTAGGATTCAATTAAACCAAATTTAATTGAATtgatatgattaaattcattaaaaaaattagtTCCATTATAAAAAATTGAGTCAAACCTAATTaaagaataattattatttttataattttattgatgatattttgatcaaagttcaaaaaaatgaCACCTCTGGTGAGAACCAAACTAGTGGTTTTTTAAGATAAATTAACTATATATTTATACTTTATCATTGTAGTGATATCAAACTTTAGTAATCTCAATTGAGAAAAGATACCGTTATTATACATAGGAAACGGTAACAATTAAAACAAATAAAGAGTAATAATATCCTAAATCACATCAAATCAGACTAAGAGAGATTTAGATCAGTATCCATGTAGTACACAACCCAAACTCTAGTTGAACTTAAACTAATCCCTTTCTTCGTCAAATTTAAAATTTGTATTCAGATGGGACGAAGAATAACCATAAACAAGCTTAAATTTTACTGATTGCAAGCTTCAAGTTTTCACTTTTATTTACTATAATTTATTAAACAAAATATGTCTCCTCCACAAGAAGAATAACTATAAATTTATTGGTTCCAAATGTAATTGACATACAGTAAAATATActgttatttaaaataaaattttataaaattatataagagAAGAAGATCAAAGGTGCTTTGCTAATGAAATgaatattaaagaaaaataaacaaaggtttgtataaattatttaatgaacattTCATCGACAACTTAGCCTTAGAAAATTAATTTGTCCATAGAATTAGAacaaattagataaaataaattcTAAAAAGATTGAAATAAGTAAGACTATCGGCTATAATTATATCTCAATTTAGATTTGTAAGGATTTAAGAGATCAAAGGGTAATTGATTGAGCAATGTATTTAGTAAAAAAATGAGAATAAAAAAGATATTTGATGAATTAAGGCTTCTGGAATATATTTATTGGGAAAAGGAGATATTTAAAACTATCTGAATTATAGATACTAAAATAATGGTTTACAcaaaaacttcaaaaaaaaaaaaaagccattgGGTTAAGAGAAAGATGCGAGATAATTACTTCTAAAATCAGTTTGATCTTATGCTTGGAAGACTAAAATAGATGTTActtatttatcaaaataattaatgaaaaataccAAAGAAGAAATAAGATTTTAATGCAATTATTATAAACTGAAAAAAACTTATCATAAAGTCATAGAGATCATTACGAtggattttaaataaaaaatatctagTAATTATGttgatgcaataaaatgttaattaaGGATCCTAAGGAGTGTGTCAAGCTAGATTGATGAAGAATAAGGAGTTCCTGCAACGAAAAGCTTTAGTGATCGTAAGTATATTGTTTAATTGGGAGGAAAGATTGATGAAAACATCGAATTGTAAGGTAATGGTTTAATGTTTAAAGTTGGAATAGACATCAATATTTTGTGTAATCACCATTTTCCCTTTGTATTAAAAGGAAAATTTCTAAAAGGTATTTGTAAGGTGAACCATCTTTATAAATAGGTATTGGACAATTAAGAAAATATGTACAAAAAATTAGTGTAATTTTGACAAAAATATTGAAATGAATATATGAAACTTTTAGAAAAGATAAAAACAAACTTTTTCATCCAACATTTTTCAGGTGTGTTGATTTTTAGGAGATTATGAATTTTTTTGAAGAAAACCtataaaatttcatgattagATTATTTGAGTTGATAAAAATTAGTGGTACAAGAAGAGATAGGAAgaaatctaaatattattagtaattaaaaaaaatatttgaataccCTTGATTAAACTACGTTGAATTGAATAAGAGAAAAGATCCATGTAACGATTTGACATATATTTGAGACATTATGgctaattatttttatttgcatTGAGTAAACTGGGTATTTGAGTCACTAGGAAGTGACTCATAActgtttttatttaaaaatttcaatATACTAAACAAATATATGATCAAAGTTGGAGATTACTAATGTAGTTAGCATTGACCTACTTGGTATCATGTTTTAATGTACATTAAGACAATCATAACATacctatgaaaaaaaaaaatctgactgGTTTAATTGGTAAGTGGATCTAACATTCTACCCTAATATCAACGTTTTAAGTATAAAATACGTCGAATTAGATTTTGAGCCCATGATCTTATTCGATAAATGAATGTGATACATTATTATCATGGTACCGGACACCTCAACTTTTGATATATCAACTCAAAAGCATCAGAGCAAAACAAAATGAGGCCTGGAAAAGCCTCCTGCTGCACATAAACACATTCTTTAATGTGAGTTTTGTGATAGTTGGTATGACCTCCTGTTGTATTGAGTTAGAATGTTGCTATCATTGAATATGCCGAGGTAAAACAATTTTTGGTCTTTTATAAATAAAGTTCGATTGTAAGGGTACAATATGGTTGAGCTTGAAgaattttatccttgttgttaaTCTAGAACCAGGCAATTTTGATTCTAACCCGAGCTGACACTAGTTTGAGTGGCTTAATAGGTGATACCTCCTATTATAATCAAGTTATGTGAAAGCTACACAATATAAATTTTGACCTAAACAAGCCTATTTCAAGTTTGGTTCAGACATGCTTCAAGCTTGTGTAAGTATTGCAATTTGGTTTTGATCTAAATTTTCTAGTTTAAAATCATGGAGTCAAAAATTCATTATGTCTGAAGAAGTTTTATTTTCCAACTTACTAGTGGAGTATAGTTATTGTATGTTAAAACTGTTTTAAGCCTAATTTTGTATTGAAGCTTATTTAAACCATTGGCCATGTCAGGATCAAATTATTAGCAAGAAAGTTGGTGGAGTTGTGAGTTATTTTTTTGAACTTACTAGCCGAGCCTGATTGTGTAGAGTTGTTTTATCTTAAAACTGTTTAAACTTGATCTTGTATTGAAGCTTGGCATATATGTATATCCAAGTCCGTCAAGCATACTCGAGCCATTGTCCAAGCCAGTATCAAATTATTAACAAGTGGCTTTGTTGCAGCTTAGTGCTCTTTTCTCTAGCCGTCTTATGTTGGTAAGAAAGTTTATATGGCCAGTGTCGTTTACAAGAAAGCTACATAAAGTCTTCCCATGTCATTTGAGTAGAGTCAAGTATATGATATATCAAAGATGAGGTGAATGACAGGCGTGCGGGTGGCGAAGAGGAGATGCCCGTGAGGAGTCATAAGTCGTAGCACAAGTGACATGCTATTTAAAAGAAATAGTAAAGAAAAATACCACGTAAAAACCAAACCAAATGAAATAGAGTGGTTCGTGCATCTTTTCATGCTCAAATCGGATAATACGGGTCAGTATGGACTAATCTAGATGAAATTGATCTCCTTAATTAAAATATGTTTATTGTTTGAAGATGAACTTGAGAATCAGCTCTCACAAAAGGAAACTAGTACGATATTGATTGTAATTTGACCTGACTTAGTGGGTCCGTTgaacattaaaagaaaaaaaaaaaaaattaaatgtctTTTCGTGTTCCCACTTTTGTTATATTCATGCAGGTGAAATTATATTCACATCTGCTAGATCGACTTGCTTCTATACAAATCATAATCATTTATAATTAATGCTCTAAGGATTTGTATTTCTTAAATTGACTATCTATATAAAAGGGTTGTAAGGGTATTATCCCTAGTTGATGAATTGTGCTTGTCGGTTATCATTACTATGTTGTTTATGCTGGATGGCTTTGTAGGATGCGATAGAGAATCAAAATCGTTGCGTAATTAAAGAGCATACAAATTTGTGTCTTAGATAATTTGCTATATTATCTGAAAATACTTTGTTTTGgttactttttctctaaatgtttTTGTTGGTAGCCTTAGTATAGTGCTTTAGAGTTAGTAGTTATAAGAACTTCATCTAAACTAGAATTAATTGTACATCACAGATAATATTTTTCCTAGATGTATCTCTATATATAAGCATCATAAAGATGTTCATGGGAATATGATTTTTTTGGTACCATAATAGTATAGTGTATGCTTTGAAGAAAAATATATGCACATAGTTTGTAGAACTACATAAACGTCTCGAGAAGCATGAGTTTTTATTATGATCAGGTTTCATATGAGAATTCAACATATCTAACATCCAATTTATTGAGATTGAAGTGATTGATgtgttaacataaaatatataatcatgcaatctataatatgaaaatatttttatgttaagattgaaatcaaataaaattagatctaacaatattacgatacaTATCTTTCATTGTTGTTCAAA
Coding sequences within:
- the LOC135651190 gene encoding probable methyltransferase At1g29790, which encodes MGIGMGLNLLLLLAMVATNILSLYHLSSTRSPTPSSTTPADVPDHLLHQLHTIRATISHLTRLRSSSSSSSAAASAPPPELLLYSRIGPIASSCSDHPDLLHRYMNYTPFAACPRDDAGAVAEALILRGCHPLPRRRCFSPTAPKVPASLPSDPFHAVLPDAAVLWPLSAACRSFSCLPPALGFDPKIEATRFLSARSVLDLPLTQLLNLARSAGAAPIRLGLDVGGGTGTLAVQLRRMANATVLTTTLDLGAPYSEAAALRGVVPLHAPLQQRFPVQDGVLDLVRTGHAVNRWIPGPALEFLLYDADRVLRPGGLLWIDHFFCRAGDLDAVYVPMIGHLGYRRIKWTVANKTDAGGLKNGEVYLTALLQKPLLAASTAVKASSS